Within the Thiohalobacter sp. IOR34 genome, the region CTACACCCGGACCGGCGACAGCGGCAGCACCGGGCTCGGCGACGGCTCGCGGGTCGACAAGGACGATGCCCGCATCGAGGCCTTCGGCAGCGTGGACGAATTGAACAGCGTGGTCGGCCTGCTGCTGACGGAGGATCTGCCGCCCGAGGTGCACGAAAGGCTGACGGAGATCCAGCACGACCTGTTCGACATCGGCAGTGAACTCTGCATGCCCGGCCGACAGGTGCTGGACGCGGCCCGTATCGAAGGCCTGGAGGCCTGGCTGGACGCGATGAACGCCGGCCTCGGTTACCTCAAGGAATTCATCCTCCCCGGCGGCAGCCGTGCGGCGGCACTGGCGCACCTGGCGCGCACCGTCTGCCGTCG harbors:
- a CDS encoding cob(I)yrinic acid a,c-diamide adenosyltransferase produces the protein MGHRLSKIYTRTGDSGSTGLGDGSRVDKDDARIEAFGSVDELNSVVGLLLTEDLPPEVHERLTEIQHDLFDIGSELCMPGRQVLDAARIEGLEAWLDAMNAGLGYLKEFILPGGSRAAALAHLARTVCRRAERRVVSLNRKEPVNAASLRYLNRLSDLLFVLARHLNRAAGVPDVLWQRGRDA